AGGGAGATCGCGATGAAGGCATTGACGGGCAGGCGGATCGCGGCGCTGGGGATCGCCCTGGCGATGGCGCCGGCACTCGCAGCCTGCGAGAGGACCATCTCGCCGCCGCCGGCCAATTCCGCCTTCTGCCCCGAAGTCTACCAGCCTGTCTGCGCCCGTACGCCGAGCGGCCGGCGAACCTTCCCCAATGCCTGCACCGCCGAGACCGAGGGCTTTCGCGCCTACGCGCCGGGCGAGTGCCAGCCTGGAGGGTCCGAACGCATATGCCCGATGATCCTGGCGCCGGTCTGCGCGGAACGGGCCGGACAGCTCGCGACCTATCCGAACGACTGCACGGCCGCCTCCCAGGGCGCGCGGGTGGTCCGGCAGGGTCCGTGCTGACCATAATGGCGCCCGACAACAGATGGAGAAACGCATGATCCGGACGCTCATATTCGCCGCTCTCGCCATGCTGGCGGGCCTTACCGCAACCGGCCAGGCCGACGACCTGAAGGTCGGCATCGCCCGCGACATGCCGAGCGTCACGGTGGACACGCCGGACGGGCCGCGGGAGATCCGCCGCATCCAGGACGAGACGCACGAGATCACCGGGGAATTCGCGCGGACGTCGCGCGCCTGCCCGCCCTTCTGCATCCAGCCGATGAGCCCGGCGGAGGGAGTGACGACGATCGGCGAGCTGGAGCTGATCGAGATGCTCAAGGACCCGGACGCGCTGGTGGTCGACAGCCGCACGGTCGACTGGTTCCGGGGCGGCTCGATTCCCGGCGCGATCAACCTGCCATACACCGAGGTCGGCGACCGGCTCACGGAGCTGGGTTGCGAACCGGATTTCGACGGCTGGGACTGCGAGAACGCCAGGCGGGTGGCGCTGTTCTGCAACGGGCTGTGGTGCGGCCAGTCGCCGACGGCCATCCGCGCCATGATCGCCGCGGGCTACCCGGCGGACCGCATCTTCTACTATCGCGGCGGCATGCAGAGCTGGCGGGTGCTGGGCCTGACGGTGACCGGCGAATAGCTCGCGCGGCGCGGCCGGGGAGCGGTCCCCGTCTCACCTGAGCACCAGGACCCAGGCCAGCATGGCGCCGAGGCCGAGCGCGAAGCCGCCCGCGCAGCCCGCCGCCGCCCCGGCAAGGCGATGGCCGCGCCGCAGCCACGCGCCGAGCGGTGCGCCGACGACCGCGCCGGGCGCCCCGGCGATCAGCGCCAGCAGGAAGAGATCGAAACCGGACAGGATGCCGATGTCCGACATGGCGTCATCCCCCTTTCGCCGCCGCGGCCGCCTTCGCCGCGCCTGCCTGCCGCCCGTTCACCGGACCAGCTCCAGGACCCGCCGGCGGATCGGGCCGCCGGGCGCCATCTCGGACGCCTCGAAGGCGGCGTTCCTCTCCCGGTAGCGGGCATAGGCCGCCTTGAGCGGCGCCTGGATCGCCTCGCGGATCGCCGTGCAGCCGGGATCGTTCTCCTGCCGGAAGCCGACCGTGGCGTCGTATATCTCCCGCGCCATCTCCTCGACGTAGCGGCCGTGCACCTCCTCGTGGGAGCGGATGGCGGCGGCGAAGCGCGCCCAGCGGGCGGCGGTCTCCGGCGGCAGGGGGCCGGACGGCTCCGGCAGGGTGTAGGTGACGGTGAGGAAGGGCCGGGCGGCGGCGAGCACGCAATCCCTGCCGTCGCGCACGTAATCGCGGCCCCATCTGAGGTCGAAATCGGTGCGCGCGATGGCCCGCCTGCCGCCGACCAGCGGGCCGCCGCCGCCGATGGCGGCATAGAGCGCCGCCCCCGTCTCGCCGGAGACCGGGTAGGTCTTCACCACGACGCGGGCGCGGATCTCCGCCGCCGCGGCCGGCGCGGCGAGAAGCAGGAGGGCGATGGCGGGGAGACTGGGCAGGGCGCGCATGCGGGCTTCCGGCGTGGCTGTTTGCATCGGCCCAGACTAGCGGGCCTCGCGCCGGGGCGAAAGACGCGTCGCCCCGTCGCACGCCGCGCCCACGAATTCCCACCCTGTGCCGCTTTCCGTGATAGGGTGCGGGCCGTGCGCGCAATCTTGTGCGCCCGTTTTCAGAGATTGGACATTCCATGCAGATTCCCGAATGGGTGAAACCCGCAGCCACCGGCGCGGCGGGGGGCGCGGTCGCGCTCGCGATCGTCGGCTTCGGCTTCGCCGGCTGGGTGACCGGCGGCACGGCGCAGGAGATGAGCAGCAAGGCGGCGGACGAGGCCAGCGTGAAGGTGATCGCGGCGATCTGCATCAACCAGTTCGCCGCCGGCCCGAACGCCAAGGTGGAACTGGCCCGGCTGAAGGAAGCCAAGGCCTGGGAGCGTGACGATTTCATCGAGGCCGGCGGCTGGTCGACCGTCGCCGGGGTCGAGAACGGCACCCGCAAGGTGGCGGACGAATGCGCCCGGCAACTGGCCGCGATGGACGAACTGCCGGTCATGATGCCCAAGGTCCCGACCGCCGACAACGGCTGACGGACACGCGAACCGACAGGGGCCGTCCGGCAATCGCCGGGCGGCCTTTTTCGTGGGCGCGCGCGGGATCGGCCCCGCGCCCCCGCTCGCGAGGCCGGGTTCTCGGGCGCGAATTGCCTTCCGCCGCTCACGACGTGTTCCAGGCGTCGAGGGCCAGCGCGTGGCATTCCCTGAGCACCTCCCCGATCTCGGTCCTGGGCCGCCTTCGCCAGCCCGGCGGCAGGCCAGGACGGAACGGGCGGAAACGCCAGGGGGAGGGCCGCCGCACCGCGTCGGGCGAAAGGCCCTCGATCTTCCCGGCGTCCGCCAGTTGCATGCGCTCGATGGCGTGGCCGAAGCGCGCCTTCCAGCGGGCGAGGCGGGCGGCCTGGCCGTCGAGATCGTCCAGCGCCAGGGCCAGGGCACGGATGCGTCGGGAAATCGCGCGGGCGTCCACCAGCTCGTCGGGGTCGAGGCCCGGGGCGGGCCAGTCTTCGTCGCCCTCGTATTCGAGGAAGACGTGGCCGAAAGGGCCGTCCAGCCCGGTGACGTCGAAGAGAAAGGGCGCGTAGCGCTTCCACGGGTCGAACAGCGCGAATGACGGCCGGTCGCGGTACAGGTCCAAAAGTTCGGCGTCGGTGGGGTCGGCGTCCGGCCGCGTTTCCGGCCCGCCCGCGGGCGCGGTGCCCGGATGCCCGTCCGGGCCATCGTCGCGGAGGACGACCGTGAGCGGGTTGTTCTTCGATTCCGGCGGGGTCGCGGCATTCAGGGAACGGGGCCTCGGGGCATCCCCGGTCCCCGGATCGGTGCCGGGGATGGCCGGGAGCTGCTTGCCGTGCGGTTCCGCCCTGCGCGTGACGACCGTCACCAGCTTGCAGGCGGCCATGGCGACCAGGCGGCGGGCGGCGAATTCGGCGGGGCGCAGGACAGACAGGATGCGGGTGCGAAGCCCGCGGGGCAGGAAGACCAGCGAGCGGCCCGTCCTGATCCCCGCGAGGACGAAAAGCCGCGCGACGATCCTCAACAACTCGTCCAGGTTCCGCTCCACCGCTCGTTCCCAGTCGAACTTCATCGCCTTCTCCGTCAAGACGTCACGGGGATTATCGGCCAGGTGGCGGGGCGGTGGATTACATTTTCATTTTGAAAGCGTTTCGGGCCGGTTCTCCGGCCTGGAATGAATGAAGCATCAGGGCGGCCACCCTGATGCTTCGGGCTGCAGGCGGGACAGTGGTGGATGGGCCTCTTGCGACGGCCGTAACTTATCTTATCCCCCTGCAGCATCCATTCCGGCCATCCGAACGGTAGAGAGGCCTTTGCGGCCGCATGTAATCCAGGACGAACGGACAACCGCCATGACAATGTGCAATTCCAATCCTCTCGGCAAGCCAGAAGCCGAACACACCATTATCGCCTTCGATGTCGCCAAGGAGACCCTCGCCATCCATGTGCTGCCCGACGACAGCGCCCATGCGATCGCAAACAGGCCGGCGGCTGTACGCGCCTTCCTGCGGCGCGCTGCCGTCAAGGCAAGGACGCCTGTGCTCGTCGTCTGCGAGGCGACTGGCGGCTACGAGCGCCATGTCGTCGATGCGGCGCACGCTCTCGGCCTCGCGCTGCATCGCGCCCATGGCCAGCGCACCCGCCTGTTCGCCCTCTATCGCGGCCTGGCGGCCAAGACCGACCCGCTCGACGCGCGCATGCTGGCGCTTTACGGCCGCGATACGCCGGACCTGCGCCTGCATGCTCCCGACGATCCCGACCAGACCACCTTGCGCGCCCTGCGCAAGCGTCGCGACGACCTGGCGATGATGATTGGCATGGAACAGCGCCGGCTTCACCATGCCGGCTACAAGCGCATCGAACGATCGATCACGCGCCATATCACGGCCATGCGGAAGGAGCTCGCCGAGCTCGACGCCGAGATTGAGACGCTGATCGAGACGTCTCCCCAGCTTGCCCGCAAGGCCGCCCTCATCCGCTCCATCAAGGGGGTCGGGCCGATGACCGCCCAAGCCTGTCTCGCCTACATGCCGGAACTGGGAACGCTCACCAAGGGGCAGGCCGCGAGCCTGGCCGGCCTCGCCCCCGTAGCGCGCGATTCCGGCAAGCTGTCCGCCCCGCGCCGTATCAGCGCCGGCCGGAAAACCCTGCGCTCATGCCTCTACATGGCTGCCGTCGTCGCAGCCTCGCACAATCCGGTCTTCAAACAATATGCCGCCGAAATGCGCCAGCGCGGCAAGCCTGCAAAGGTCATCATCACCGCCATCATGAGACGCCTCGTCGTCATCATCAACGCCATCCTAAAGGAGGGCAAACCATGCCGACAAAGCATCCCTGCTTGACAACCAGAGACGGTAGATAAGTTTGGGCGGGAGTGGGGGGGATAAGGGGTGTGGGTTATAAAACGGGGGGGCACCCTACGACGGTCCTCCTCGTTCCTTGGATAGTACTCGGGTTTAATCCGATGGCCATGGATGACGAATGGTAGGATGGTCTTAACGGCTGACCGCCAGCATCGGGCGAAATCGGTCCTTCTAGGTGCAGCAATAGTGAAATGCCGGCGAAGGCCCCGGTTACCCTGGAGACGCGAAGTTTGCGGAGCGTTTCGATGATCTCGATGCATAGATGCGAAGCTTAACTAAGAAGGGCAAATAAGTAATGACGCACCGTAGCTTATGGGGAGGCTGGATAGCTGTGAACCTAGGCTTTATGTTTGCGTTGTCTGATGAGAATGCTAAGAGGCCGGGGCTTTGCAAGTCCGTTCAAAGCGATTTGTAATTATGTCTCGGTTCTGCAATATCTAATCAGGCGAGTTTTTATCCAGTAGGTTGAAGAGGGTAAAAATGGAACTAGATGAAGCAATATCACAGATCAAATTTGGAAACTGTGTACTTTTTACAGGTTCTGGTTTCTCGTTAGGTGCTAAAAGTATTTCTGGTGGAGATATTCTAAATGTATCGGGTTTAATAGAGCGCTTTCTTGATATTTCTGGTGTTGATGAAAATAGGAGTGAATATGATTTAGAAACGGCTGCACAAGTCGCGTGTGGTGCCGATAAACAAAGAGTATTTAGTGAACTAATGCACTCTATGCGGTGTAGAGAGGTATCTTATGACCATCGTCACATCGCTCGCATTAATTGGAGACGAGTTTATACATCGAACTATGATAATGTTTTTGAGGTAGCATCTACATCTGAAAGAAAGGTGTACAGAAGCTTTACCGTCCTTGATCGAGCGCATTCCCCCGAGCCGGGCGGTAATGAAGTAGTCCATATTCATGGATATATTGAAAGACTCAGTTCCGATAATTTCGATCAGGAGTTCTACCTGACTGATGATCAATCAAGGAATATCAGGTTTATTAATAGTTCATGGAACCGAAAGTTTCTTGATGATCTAACGTTTTCGGATGCTGTGTTCTTTATAGGATTTTCGAATAGTGATTTTCATATACGGAAGCTTTTGGATAGTGTTACAAATCTCAAAAATAAGATATTCTTTATTGTTCAACAAAATCCGAGTAGGCCGTCTATTATAAGACTTCAGCCGTATGGCGAGGTTTGTCCGATAGGGTTGACGGAATTTGCTAATCGGGTCGCGTCAATACGACCGCAACGCCGATCTGCCGATAGTCTTGTGCACGACTGCTTTCGTAAGAAGGTCTATGAGCGTGTAAATAGCGAAGATCATGCCTCTCGAGAACAGGTTCAGCAAGAGGTCATGCTGGGGACTATTGATGAGGCGTTTTTTACGAAATCTATATTATACGATAAAAATCGCGGTGTTTATATTGATAGAGTATCCAGAAGGTTTTCCGATGTGCTTAATTTAAACCCAAAATGTATTGTTTTCTATTCAGATATTGGTAATGGAAAGACCGTCATCGCAAATCACTTTTGTTCTCTGTATCAAGGTCGGTATGCGAATGTTTTTGAGTACAATGGAAGAAGCTATTCGACAAGCGATGTTAGAAGATTTTGCGAATCCGTTGAGTCCTCAATCTTCTTAATTGAGAATGTTTCAAAGAATATAAATCTTCTTCGGATTATATCTGATACAAATAATGGTCATATTATCGTGGCTACAGATAGAACAAAGCGCTTAGAAATTGATTGGCACAACGTAAGAGACGCAGTACCGTCAGCTATCAAATTCGATGTAAATATACTTACATCTAATGAGATGGAACTAATGGTCGATTTTCTAGACTCAAATATCCTATGGGGTGATTATACAAATTTGTCATCAAAGCAACAAAAAGTGGACTTCATTCGTAACAGGTGTGGGGCAGAGATTCGAGGTATCCTTTTTGCTCTATTTGATGGGGGATCGGTCAGAAATAGGGTGGATACATTATTCTCTGAATTAGACTCCCTGCCAAAAGATTATCGTGATCTGTTGATAATCGTCTGTGTGCTGAATTTTGCGTACACAAGAAACAATCTTGATGGATATCTTTATGAATATGAGGATCTATTGGACCTGCGAGTCAGCCTGTCGGACTTTTCGGAGAAAATCAATAATAGCTCTATAGGTGAACTTCTAGATCGCGATAGAGGCTGTTTTAAGTTCAAATCTTCTGTATTTGCAAAATATATGCTAAACTCGAAGGTTGACATTTCTTATGTTCTTGATCTTGTGTATAGAGCGCTGCTGAATCTTGAGCGTACCTATCGTCATGATGACGTATACTTTTATCGAGATATGTCTAAAGCGTTGATGCAATACAATTTGTACCGGGAGATATATACTAGGAACAGTGCCAAGGATGGGCGGCTAAAGATTGCCAAAAAGCTTTTTGAAAAAGAAATACATAGCTTTTATGATAGGTGCCGGCACTTAAAGATCGCTCATAATGACCCTTTGTTTGTCATTCAAATATCGATGGCGCAACTGGATGGTGAGCATTTTGAAGAGTGCGAGCGTTTGATTGAATCTGCCGAAGCAATGTGTGACAGCAACTATGATCGTTATCAAATCGAAACTCATAAGGCTGAGGTTATCGCCAAGCGATCGCTTGTTCGCGGGATCAGTCCTGGGCTCGTGTCTGAGCTAGAGGCTTTTTCATTGTTAAAGTCCGTTGTGGAGCGGCGGAACGAAAGATATCACCCCTTTGGCGTTATGGATGTTCTGTTGCACGTATTTGACAAGAATATAAATGCGATAATGGTAGGCGACGATTGTGATAAGGCTGCAGAAATGATGGTATCAATGATAGACCTTACGAATAGATTCCCTAACGAGTTATCGGAGCGATATCATATAATTCGTATTGTCAATCGTCATGCGAATGGAATACTGAAGAAAATTGGGTATGAGTTATAAAAGGGCGAATTCCGCCCTTTCAATAGCCTGTTCGCGCTGCACGCATCGCAAATGCAGGAAATGGCCAAGGCGGGACCGCTACCTGCGCGTTCGTCGCCCGAAACGATTCACCGGGTCGTCGGCTTGCCGCTGGGGCGGCAACCGGCTCCTCATCCTCCGCATGGGGGGATAGGGCCGCTACCGCCCCGGCTTCCCTGTCTTGCCCGGCCTGCGCTTCCGCGCGCGTTCGTCGGCCGGGTCTTCATATGAACCTGCGCCGATCTTGCCGCGCTTGACGGGCTTGGCGTCCGAACCCAGCGGCTTCTCCGTCCGGCCCACCGTCCTCTCGTCCAGGGTGTTCTTGCGGAACAGCGACTTGCCCAGCGGCTTGGCCATGTCCGTACCCGGTCCCATGTCATCGAGGCCCGGTTTCCTGAAACCGGATTTGACCGGCTTGCCCTGCGCGGCACGCTTGCGTGATTCCCTGGTGTTCTCCACCCCGGTGTCGCGGGCCAGGGCGTCATCCATGACGGCCAGTTCTGTCTCGCGCAGGCGCCTGATCTCGTCCCTGAGCCGGGCGGCGGTCTCGAAGTCGAGATCGGCGGCGGCGTCGCGCATCTGGCCCTCCAGCGCCTTGATGTGCGCCTCCAGGTTGTTGCCGATCAGCGCGCCCTCGTCGGCGGCAAGGCCCTTCGCGCCCGCGATGTCGGCGCGGACGTGGTCGCGCTCGTAGACCGAGTCGAGAATGTCGGCGATGTTGGCCTTGACCGATTGCGGCGTGATGCCGTGCTGCTCGTTCCACGCAAGCTGCTTCTCGCGGCGGCGGCCGGTCTCCTCCATCGCCCGCTGCATGGAGCCGGTGACGTGGTCGGCATAGAGGATCACCTTGCCGTCGACATTGCGCGCGGCGCGGCCGATGGTCTGGATCAGCGAGGTCTCGGAGCGCAGGAAGCCCTCCTTGTCGGCATCGAGAATGGCGACGAAGCCGCATTCGGGAATGTCGAGGCCCTCGCGCAGCAGGTTGATGCCCACCAGCACGTCGAAGGCGCCGAGACGGAGATCGCGGATGATCTCGATGCGCTCCAGCGTGTCGATGTCGGAGTGCATGTAGCGGACCTTCACGCCCTGCTCGTGCAAATATTCCGTGAGATCCTCGGCCATGCGCTTGGTCAGCACGGTGACAAGGGTGCGGTAGCCCGCCGCCGTGACCTTGCGGATCTCGTCCAGCACGTCGTCGACCTGGCTGCGGGCGGGGCGGACCTCGACCGGCGGATCGACCAGGCCGGTCGGGCGGATGACCTGCTCGGCGAAGACGCCGCCGGACTGCTCCAGCTCCCACGCGCCGGGGGTGGCCGAGACGGCGACGGTCTGCGGGCGCATGGCGTCCCACTCCTCGAAGCGCAGGGGCCGGTTGTCCATGCAGGAGGGCAGGCGGAAGCCGTACTCGGCCAGCGTCGCCTTGCGGCGGAAGTCGCCGCGATACATGCCGCCGATCTGCGGGATGGTGACGTGGGACTCGTCGATGAAGACGATGGCGTTGTCGGGGACGTATTCGAACAGGGTGGGCGGCGGCTCGCCGGGCTTGCGGCCGGTGAGGTAGCGCGAATAGTTCTCGATGCCGGCGCACGACCCGGTGGCCTCCAGCATCTCCAGGTCGAACTGGGTGCGCTGTTCCAGCCGCTGCGCCTCCAGCAGGCGGCCGGCGCGGTTCAGCTCGTCGAGGCGGTGGCGCAGCTCCTCCTTGATCGACTTGATGGCCTGGTTGAGCGTCGGGCGCGGGGTGACATAGTGCGAGTTGGCGTAGATCTTGACGCTCCTGAGCGCGTCGGTCTTGCGGCCGGTCAGCGGGTCGAACTCGTCGATGGACTCGATCTCGTCGCCGAACAGCGAGATGCGCCAGGCGCGGTCCTCCAGGTGGGCCGGGAAGATGTCGATGGTGTCGCCCTTCACGCGGAAGGTGCCGCGCACGAAGTTGACCTCGGCGCGCTTGTATTGCTGGGCGACGAGATCGGCGAGAAGCTGGCGCTGGTCGATGCGGTCTCCCACAGTCATCTGGAAGGTCATGGCCGTGTAGGTCTCGACCGAGCCGATGCCGTAGATGCAGGAGACGGAGGCGACGATGATGACGTCGTCGCGCTCGAGCAGGGCGCGCGTGGCCGAGTGGCGCATGCGGTCGATCTGCTCGTTGATGGAGGATTCCTTCTCGATATAGGTGTCGGTGCGCGGGACGTAGGCCTCCGGCTGGTAGTAGTCGTAGTAGGAGACGAAATATTCCACCGCGTTGTCGGGGAAGAAGTTCCTGAACTCGCCGTAGAGCTGGGCGGCCAGCGTCTTGTTGGGGGCG
This portion of the Oricola thermophila genome encodes:
- a CDS encoding rhodanese-like domain-containing protein; amino-acid sequence: MIRTLIFAALAMLAGLTATGQADDLKVGIARDMPSVTVDTPDGPREIRRIQDETHEITGEFARTSRACPPFCIQPMSPAEGVTTIGELELIEMLKDPDALVVDSRTVDWFRGGSIPGAINLPYTEVGDRLTELGCEPDFDGWDCENARRVALFCNGLWCGQSPTAIRAMIAAGYPADRIFYYRGGMQSWRVLGLTVTGE
- a CDS encoding DUF922 domain-containing protein; translated protein: MRALPSLPAIALLLLAAPAAAAEIRARVVVKTYPVSGETGAALYAAIGGGGPLVGGRRAIARTDFDLRWGRDYVRDGRDCVLAAARPFLTVTYTLPEPSGPLPPETAARWARFAAAIRSHEEVHGRYVEEMAREIYDATVGFRQENDPGCTAIREAIQAPLKAAYARYRERNAAFEASEMAPGGPIRRRVLELVR
- the uvrB gene encoding excinuclease ABC subunit UvrB, producing the protein MAKSPEKKTGKPSGFEEQPQQDFDAAPLSGSVEDWVRQLEDEAAREARAAETREIRSKAGKHRRKAEKKAEKKAEKPDRTYTVGDKRTGGGVSIGGTNDPRERAAAGLNPVAGLDVSLEEADQLASTAGVTATVEALKALIDSGNPLHKNGELWVPHRPARPEKSEGGIPIRMKSPFEPAGDQPAAIRDLVSGLEDGDRTQVLLGVTGSGKTFTMAKVIEETQRPALILAPNKTLAAQLYGEFRNFFPDNAVEYFVSYYDYYQPEAYVPRTDTYIEKESSINEQIDRMRHSATRALLERDDVIIVASVSCIYGIGSVETYTAMTFQMTVGDRIDQRQLLADLVAQQYKRAEVNFVRGTFRVKGDTIDIFPAHLEDRAWRISLFGDEIESIDEFDPLTGRKTDALRSVKIYANSHYVTPRPTLNQAIKSIKEELRHRLDELNRAGRLLEAQRLEQRTQFDLEMLEATGSCAGIENYSRYLTGRKPGEPPPTLFEYVPDNAIVFIDESHVTIPQIGGMYRGDFRRKATLAEYGFRLPSCMDNRPLRFEEWDAMRPQTVAVSATPGAWELEQSGGVFAEQVIRPTGLVDPPVEVRPARSQVDDVLDEIRKVTAAGYRTLVTVLTKRMAEDLTEYLHEQGVKVRYMHSDIDTLERIEIIRDLRLGAFDVLVGINLLREGLDIPECGFVAILDADKEGFLRSETSLIQTIGRAARNVDGKVILYADHVTGSMQRAMEETGRRREKQLAWNEQHGITPQSVKANIADILDSVYERDHVRADIAGAKGLAADEGALIGNNLEAHIKALEGQMRDAAADLDFETAARLRDEIRRLRETELAVMDDALARDTGVENTRESRKRAAQGKPVKSGFRKPGLDDMGPGTDMAKPLGKSLFRKNTLDERTVGRTEKPLGSDAKPVKRGKIGAGSYEDPADERARKRRPGKTGKPGR
- a CDS encoding IS110 family transposase; translated protein: MTMCNSNPLGKPEAEHTIIAFDVAKETLAIHVLPDDSAHAIANRPAAVRAFLRRAAVKARTPVLVVCEATGGYERHVVDAAHALGLALHRAHGQRTRLFALYRGLAAKTDPLDARMLALYGRDTPDLRLHAPDDPDQTTLRALRKRRDDLAMMIGMEQRRLHHAGYKRIERSITRHITAMRKELAELDAEIETLIETSPQLARKAALIRSIKGVGPMTAQACLAYMPELGTLTKGQAASLAGLAPVARDSGKLSAPRRISAGRKTLRSCLYMAAVVAASHNPVFKQYAAEMRQRGKPAKVIITAIMRRLVVIINAILKEGKPCRQSIPA
- a CDS encoding SIR2 family protein, with product MELDEAISQIKFGNCVLFTGSGFSLGAKSISGGDILNVSGLIERFLDISGVDENRSEYDLETAAQVACGADKQRVFSELMHSMRCREVSYDHRHIARINWRRVYTSNYDNVFEVASTSERKVYRSFTVLDRAHSPEPGGNEVVHIHGYIERLSSDNFDQEFYLTDDQSRNIRFINSSWNRKFLDDLTFSDAVFFIGFSNSDFHIRKLLDSVTNLKNKIFFIVQQNPSRPSIIRLQPYGEVCPIGLTEFANRVASIRPQRRSADSLVHDCFRKKVYERVNSEDHASREQVQQEVMLGTIDEAFFTKSILYDKNRGVYIDRVSRRFSDVLNLNPKCIVFYSDIGNGKTVIANHFCSLYQGRYANVFEYNGRSYSTSDVRRFCESVESSIFLIENVSKNINLLRIISDTNNGHIIVATDRTKRLEIDWHNVRDAVPSAIKFDVNILTSNEMELMVDFLDSNILWGDYTNLSSKQQKVDFIRNRCGAEIRGILFALFDGGSVRNRVDTLFSELDSLPKDYRDLLIIVCVLNFAYTRNNLDGYLYEYEDLLDLRVSLSDFSEKINNSSIGELLDRDRGCFKFKSSVFAKYMLNSKVDISYVLDLVYRALLNLERTYRHDDVYFYRDMSKALMQYNLYREIYTRNSAKDGRLKIAKKLFEKEIHSFYDRCRHLKIAHNDPLFVIQISMAQLDGEHFEECERLIESAEAMCDSNYDRYQIETHKAEVIAKRSLVRGISPGLVSELEAFSLLKSVVERRNERYHPFGVMDVLLHVFDKNINAIMVGDDCDKAAEMMVSMIDLTNRFPNELSERYHIIRIVNRHANGILKKIGYEL
- a CDS encoding Kazal-type serine protease inhibitor domain-containing protein gives rise to the protein MKALTGRRIAALGIALAMAPALAACERTISPPPANSAFCPEVYQPVCARTPSGRRTFPNACTAETEGFRAYAPGECQPGGSERICPMILAPVCAERAGQLATYPNDCTAASQGARVVRQGPC